CAGGTGGTTAATAACAGGTTCAGAGGCTAAACCCAAGTAAGTTCCCCTAAGTTCTTCGGCTATACCAGGCATCCTTTTGGTAAGGCTTTTGAGATGAGCTTCATAAATAATAGTTTTATGCCAAGGAATAGCTGGCCGACTATCCTCCCCCCAAGAAAAAGATGTGTCAATCACCACCCCTAATGGTACAAACGGGGCGCTATCTTGGTCATTAAAAGACAGGTCCTCTTGAGGATCGCCTATTTTGTAGCCAAATAATGCATTATTCCACTCAAGAGGTTTTGAAACAAGCTTAGCATAAGGATCGATAAGTAATTTTTGAGGATTGAATCTATGGCCTTGTTGAGGCTCATAGGGACCATGAACCCGGTAGCCATAGAGCTGGCCAGGAAGAACCCCTTCTAAATAGACATGCCAAACGAAATCCGTTTCTTCGGTTAAGACTATCCTTTGTTCATTTTGTCCTGAGCTATCAAAAAGACAAAGCTCAACTTTAGTTGCATTTTCAGAAAAAAGAGAAAAATTAACTCCTTTCCCATCCCATGTTGCTCCCAGTGGATAAGGTTTACCAGGTTTAATAGTCATGGTGAAAGCGTTTTATTTAATTTTCAACAAAATGGGATAAAAAAGATTCTTTCGATTTTCCTGAACACAGAACCGTTTCTATCAGTAAACCCATTAATCTTGCAATGGCAAAAGCCATAAGTTTTTTTTACTTTGTAACATTCTTGCTTAAGACAGATCATTTCAAAAACAAAATAACTTTTCTTACACCCAGCCTTTTTGTTTTTTAAAAAAGATGAAAGGGATCAGACCCTAGCTACTTGAACCAAGACATTTAACTTTTGACCATGGTACCCTTTAAAAACTCCTCGTATTGGGGCCACATCGTCATAATCTCTTCCCACTGCAATCTGGACATGGCGGTCGGTTTCTAGGGTATTATTTGTAGGATCAAAACCTACCCATTTCCCATTAGGCAGGTAGACCTCAATCCAGGCATGGGTTGCGGCCTCAACTTCCAGGGATGAAGAGGACTCCTTAGGAACAGGTTCAATGTAACCACTGACGTAGCGGGCTGGGATGCCTGCGGAGCGTAGCATAGCGATCATGAGATGACTGTAGTCCTGGCAAACCCCTTTTTTCTTTTCCAGGATTTCAGCAAGGGGAGTTGAAACATCAGTTGCCCCAGGAACGTAGACAAGAAAACCGTGTACGAACTGATTAAGTTCAACAAGAGCTTCTGTAAGGATCTTGTCCTTATGAAATATCCCTGAAGCCAATCCTCGGATTTCATCAAGTAAGGGAATAAATGAAGAAGGAAGAAGAAAATCCAAAAGTTCAAATTTTTTAAAACCATATACGACTAAAGCCTCACTGACAGTTAGAGGCATCTCACTTAAAGGATCGGGAATGGGATGAGTCAAGACTAAGCTGCGGGTTTCCACACTTAAGCTATTGTGTCTAAAAGGAATACTGAAAAAAGAAGTCACATTCCCAAAGTAATCGGTATAAAAGTATAGGGGTACTGAAGGATGAATTATCGTTTCATGGCTTAAAACAGTTTGCCGGATACTATTTTGGGGATGACAACGAAGTTCAGAAAATGATTCCAAGGCAGCTGCTGGATAAATATATTCGGTTTTATGGACAATGAAAAATTTCATCTTTAAGGACTTGATACCTTTGAAGTTTGGATCGCCGATTGATGAGTAAAATAATAATCGGTTAAAAGAAGATGAAATTCGAAAAGTTCCTTTTCGATCTGCTCGATCCAAGGCTTATAAACAAAAACCGGATCCGTGTTTGTCACTCCAGAAGGGCTTGTTGCTTTCAGCTCTTCAGACCACCGTTTCAGTTTCGCATTCAGATAACGGATAATAGAT
The DNA window shown above is from Methylacidiphilum caldifontis and carries:
- a CDS encoding transglutaminase family protein, which codes for MKFFIVHKTEYIYPAAALESFSELRCHPQNSIRQTVLSHETIIHPSVPLYFYTDYFGNVTSFFSIPFRHNSLSVETRSLVLTHPIPDPLSEMPLTVSEALVVYGFKKFELLDFLLPSSFIPLLDEIRGLASGIFHKDKILTEALVELNQFVHGFLVYVPGATDVSTPLAEILEKKKGVCQDYSHLMIAMLRSAGIPARYVSGYIEPVPKESSSSLEVEAATHAWIEVYLPNGKWVGFDPTNNTLETDRHVQIAVGRDYDDVAPIRGVFKGYHGQKLNVLVQVARV